CAGGCTGTGCCGTGCGTCGGAAAGTTTCCTGGCTCTCTTCTGCTCACAGAATAGTCTTGGCTCTTTAGCCTGGCAAGACAGTCCTCCCACCCTCTATCCCCACTGCCCCTATagctctgccttcctctctcctgcgCTATTCTGGAGCCCACTTGCCATGTAGGCCGTGTGCTCAAGGACCTCCAGGGCTTATTCTTCAGGCCATCAAAGCTCTACCCAGCCACTGAGACCTCATCACTTTTCCaggtcccccttctctctctctctctctctctctctctctctctctctcctcttctcttgtAAATTAAACACTGATTACTGAATTCTTCCCTATCTGCCTTATGGCATGGTTACTCGTATGCAAGTCCCATCTTCTTTACCAGTTTGAGGATCCATGGAGAGCAGAGGCAAGAGATATCACTTACTTATCTTAGCCTTCCCCTGGACAACTAAGTCAGTGCCTGGAATGGAGGCATTTCTGTGTATTGGTTGGGGTGCTGCCCTGTGTCCTGGCTGCTGATTTCTTGTCCCTGCCCCAGAGAGCGGGATACTCCCTGCAGGAGCTGTTCCACCTCACGCgcagccaggtgtcccagcaGAGAGCACTAGCGCTGCATGTGTTGGCCCAGGTCATCAGCAGGGTGAGTGGACTGCTGGCCGGTCCTGCCTGTccccacacctcctcccccaaccatagacttccccacctcctgccctttTCATTCTGGCCCCATAGCCCATACACCAACTCTCTCTGGGGCAGACTGGGAATGGGATAAACCCAGGGTCATAGGTGGGCAAGTGAAGGGTTTAGGACAAAGACTCTAACTTCTACATCTTCAGCAAAGTTTTATCCTATCCCCAAGGCCCAGGCTGGCGAGTTTGGGGACCGGCTAGTGGGCAGTGTCTTGCGCCTCCTCTTGGATGCTGGTTTCCTCTTCTTGCTGCGCTTCTCCCTGGATGACAGAGTGGACGCAGTCATTGCAGCTGCCGTCCGGGCTCTTCAGGCTCTGCTGGTAGCCCCTGGAGATGAGGTACAACACAGATAGGAGTAGAGCTTTGAGGCATCAGCGTTCCTACTCCTGTTGCTGGACATGCCCTCACTGCCAAGGCTTTgccaggcagagcagagaatgGGTTGGCAGCACCACTGCCTTCTTCTACGGGCCCCAAAGCCCAGCAGCCTTGCCTTTCTGTTCTGGGTgggtggctgctgctgctgctttttctgGGCCTgactccttcctcttcttcccacaCCTTTCTCTCTCCTATGTCAGGAACTCCTCGATAGCTCCTTCTCCTGGTACCATGGAGCTTTGACATTTCCTCTGATGCCCAGCCAGGAGGACAGGGAGGACGACGAGGATGAAGATGAAGAGGCCCcagcagaaaaagcaaaaagaaagagccCTGAGGAAGGAAACCGGCCTCCATCTGACCTGGCCCGACATGACATCATCAAGGTAAAATGCTGGGGCAGCTGAGCTGCACCTGTCGCATGACCTCGAAGCGAGCACATCTTAGGCAAGAGGGGTCATCAAGGCCTGGGGCTCAGTTGCTTTTGGCACTGGGTTTATCTCTCTGATCACCAGGGGCTTCTGGCTACCAACCTGCTGCCACGGCTGCGCTATGTGCTAGAGGTGACCTGCCCAGCCCCTTCTGTGGTCCTTGATATCCTGGCTGTGCTCATCCGTCTGGCCCGGCATTCCCTGGAGTCAGCCACAAGGGTAAGAATGAGAAGGAGACAAGGAATGCACAAAGAGCCTAGCTGACCCCATTGCTGACCCTCAGCCTCCCTACTTCCctacttcccttttcttcctgacCCCCACAGGTCCTGGAGTGCCCTCGACTAATAGAGACCGTGGTTCGAGAGTTCCTGCCCACCAGCTGGTCCCCCATGGGGGTGGGGCCTGTCCTCAGTCTACACAAAGTGCCCTGTGCCACTGCCATGAAACTACTTCGTGTCCTGGCCTCGGCTGGTAGGAATATTGCTGCCCGGCTGGTGAGCAGGACAAAGGTCGAGGGATGAGGGGCTTAAGACAGGGCTGGGTTGGGGGCTAAGCATGGCCTCTGGACTCTGGGTAACTCGCTCATGCCATCTTCCTTTTCTGATCTCTGATCCAGTTGCTTAGAAATGCTGTAGGAACCACCAGCCAGAAACCTAGTCATCTAGATTATAGTGTATCCTATAGGCCTACTTGTGCTTTCGTTAACTGATGGGCCCAGACCAGAAGAGCCACTTACAGATGGGTGGCCATCACCCATAGCCGAGTAGCCCTAGAAAAGGGGTCCAGCAGGTGCTTGCTAAaatgaagggggggaggggcagagagggaaggaaggtggagtgggagggagggatggatgagACAGTTTCATCCAGGTCCAGAGTTAAGACCCTGTAGCATGAGAGTGGCCTGGAACAGGGTTGAGTTGAGCCAGTCTCCATAGTAAGAGAACCTGAGGCTacttgggctccctgctgactgTGATGTTCAGACTCTCTGCCCTCTCACCCTCAGCTGAGCAGCTTTGATCTCCGGAGCCGCCTGTGCCGCTTTATAGCAGAGGCTCCCCAGGAAATGGCCTTGCCCCCAGAGGAAGCTGAGATGCTGAGCACTGAGGCCTTCCGTTTGTGGGCTGTGGCTGCCTCCTATGGCCAGGGTAGTGACCTTTACAGGTGAGGAGAGACAAGAGTAGGCTCTCTTCCAGACCTCTCCGGTTCTGCACTCTGGCCTAATCTGATGACTCAGCCTTGCTCAAGGTTTCAAGCTCAGAGGGAGGCTGAGGATGAGGAAGAGGGGATTCTGGGAGGAATGAAGAAGGCTTGGGGGCCAGGACTAGCCAGAGGACAGTAGAAAAAAGCCGAGTTAACCACATTCTGTGCACAACAGCCTTAGTAGCTTGGTGAAATCAGATTTAAATCCCTTGTTGGAAGGAAGCCTGGAAGGTCTACCCTCGTTCCCTTCAGCCtccagccttccttccctctgaaGCCTTCCAAGAGTGCCCAGCCCTGGAGCCTCTTTCTCCCAAGCCTCTTTAACCAAACTGCAGGTCCTTGGGGCAGTGCCTTGCTTTGTGTCATGTGTCTCCATGTCCAGTGTCTTTGGACACTGAAAGGCAATAATCATTCTCCCCCAGGGAACTATACCCAGTGCTGATGCGGGCCCTTCAGGCTGTGCCAGAGGAGCTCAGCACCCAGCCCCCTCAGCCCCTGTCTGTGCAGCGGATAGCCTCCTTGCTCACTCTGCTCACCCAGCTGACCCTGGCAGCCAGTAGCACTGTCCCTGAGTCCAGCAGGTACGTTATAGCTCTGAGCTTCAGGACAGGTGGGAGCACTCCTCCAGAGTGAGAGGGTGGGTAGACCTTATGGAGGAGTCAAGGCAGCCAGACCTTGACTGTGACCCCTTTGGCACTCCTGTAGTGACTCTGCTGAGGCCAGTCTGTCGGCCACCCCTTCCTTGATCACTTGGACACAGGTGTCCGGGCTCCAACCCCTTGTGGAGCCCTTTCTAAGACAGACCTTGAAGTTGCTGCCCAGATCTGAGAATTGGCATGCTCTAGGCCCAGTGCCCACTGCCTGCCTACTCTTCCTGGATGCATACTACCAGGCCTGGAGCCAGCAGGTGAGTGTTGCCTGCCTACTTCCTCCATATCCTGGGCGCCTGCCCCCATCTTAACACAccaccctgtgtctccctctgtctcgaCCTCTCCACTCCTACCTCCCCATTCCACTTTTTCCTATTCTCCGCCttttccctcccaccttcctctttCTGCTTCCATATCCATTGGAGCTGTCAGGGAGCTGTGTTGGTGGGAaccagagaaccccaagcagcagCTCTGTCTCCCTGGAGACTTCATGCTCTGAGGACAGAGGGTGTCGGGGTAACCTCAGGGTCTTTTCTCTCTCCAGAAGGGTCAGAAGGCAGAAGCCTACAAACACTGACTCTTGGGCTCTTGGAAGTTATGGGCTTGGCCTGGGTACACAGGGTCTAGGAGAATGCATCTCCTTTTGCTGTCAGCTCATTGAGCCCCTTGGTCTTCTAGCCAAGCCTGTGCCCAGGGGATTGGCTTCAGGATATGGAGCGCCTGTCAGAGGGGCTGCTGCTACCCTTACTGCACCCACCCACTCTGGGCGGCCTGTGGGATTCTCTTGGGTATgtagtgtgcgtgtgtgtggttgggaggtgggggcagtTGGGAGGAGGCCGTTTGACTCCCTGTGGGACTCCTAGATCTAGCTCCCTGGTCCACCCCAAGTAGAACTTCTCAGCCTGAAGGAAACCTGAGTCCCTAGCAAGCAGCACTTGAGGGCTCTGAGGAATGTGGGTACTGGTCCATATAGCCAGGTTCCTGTGGGCCTTGGTCGCAGACCAAGCAGCTCTTTTCTAGCCTGGTGTACATCAGGCCAGAGCCCCCCTCAGCTTCTTCATTCTGCCTCCAGGTGCTGCTCCCCTCTCTGCAACCCGCAGTCCTGTGTTCCGGCCCCTGAAGCTCTCCCCAGCCTGGTGTCACTGGGCTGCACAGGAGGACGCCCCTCTCTcagtctggctggctcagcctcACCCTTCCCGTTCCTCACTGCCCTCCTGTCTCTCTTCAACACCTTGGCCCGGATCCACAAGGGGCTTTGTGGCCAGGTGAGACATAGGCACCTGGTTAGGGGTTGGAGGCTGGGTTGGAGGGGCAAGATAGGAGTCAGAACAAAAGGGTGAGGGTATCACTTGAGGCAGAAAGGTCTCTCTTGCCAGCACCCATTTCTCTGAgtttggctggggagggggcagctacCTGGGGAACTTCAGGAGAGAGATCAAAGTCACTTTAGATCTGAACAAGTTTGCTTTCCTCCAGCTGGCTGCCATATTGGCTGCCCCAGGACTCCAGAACTACTTCCTCCAGTGTGTGGCTCCTATGGCTGCCCCACAACTCACTCCCTTCTCTGCGTGGGCCTTGCGCCATGAGTACCACCTACAGTACCTGGCACTCACCCTGGCCCAGAGAGCGGTGGGTatgccccagccccctctccacCTCTGTCCACAACCCTCCCATAATCCCCACCCCTGCAGTTCGTCCCATCTAGATGTGCCCAGGTCATGTGCCCTTCAGTATATATCCTCTTTGCATGGACTCTCACTTCCCCTTGCTCTGTCCCCTCTCACATCCCACCCACCCTCCTACCCCTTGCTCTTCTGTTCATAGGCAACAGTCCAGCCAGTTCTGGCCGTCAATGCTGCTCTCCATCATAGTATGGTGTTGGCCCTGCTGAGCCGACTGCTACCTGGAAGTGAGTACCTCGCCCATGAGCTACTGCTGAGCTGTGTATTCCGTCTGGAGTTCCTCCCGTAAGTCCAGGGTTGGTGACATCAACTCAGCCCTTTGAGAGGCTGTTGTGGCTATTGACAGAGCAGCCCTGAGTTTGGAGCTAGAACACCTGGGTTTAATCCTCTTTCTTGCATGGATTGTACTTCACCTATTGgagcttccattttctcatcagtaaagtGAGGATGAAGATATCCACGTTAGAGAATTATAATGTGATTTCAGTGTGACTGTATGGCTAAAAACAGGTGCATAAACTAGCTATACTTGAGTAATAGCTAACAGTTACTGAGTGCTAACTTTGCGTCTGGCATCTCCTTAAGTATCTGTATTTTAAGTGTTTCACTTGTACTATGAGATAAGTAttgtcatcatccccattttcctatgaggaaactgaggcacagagaagttccGTAAACCTGCCCCTAAGCAGCTGACTTTAGTATCCATTAGGGGAACAGGGAGGAGCAGGATTGGACCTAGGAACCTCTGGGAAGCCCTGGAGAGCTGGCATGGTGTTCAGAGTGCCGTGGTTCAAACCCTCATTTTTGGCTTTTGGGTTCTATTGCAGGGAAAGAGCATCAGGTGGTCCAGAGGCAGCTGACTTCTCTGATCGGCTGTCCTTAGGGAGCGGCAGGGACTCTGCGTGTGGGCGAGGGGCTCTGCTGGTTCAGGCCTGCCAGGACCTCCCCAGCATCCGCAGCTGCTACCTGACCCACTGCTCACTGGCCCGAGCCAGCCTACTAGCGTCTCAGGCCTTGTACCGAAGGGAGCTACGGcaaatcccagccctgctgcTCCCTGTGCCTAAGGAGCCACTGCTGCCCACCGACTGGCCTTTCCTGCCATTGATCCACCTCTACCACCAGGCCTCAGACACGCCCTCAGGACTTCCTCCTGCTGACACAGTAGGCACAGCTATGCGGGCTCTGCAGTGGGTGCTCGTCTTGGAAAGCTGGCGCCCCCAGGCCCTCTGGGCTGTGCCGCCTGCTGCCCGCCTGGCACGGCTCATGTGTGTGTTCCTGGTAGACAGTGAGCTGTTCCGGGAAACCCCAATACAACGTCTGGTGGCAGCTCTCCTTGCCCGGCTCTGCCAGCCTAAAGTCCTGCCAGACCTCAAGCTGGATTGTCCGCTTCCTGGCCTGACATCTTTCCCTGACCTCTATGCCAACTTCCTGGAGCATTTTGAGGCTGTCTCTTTTGGGGACCATCTCTTTGGAGCTCTGGTTCTCCTTCCCCTGCAGCGTCGGTTCAGTGTCACTTTGCGCCTCGCCCTCTTTGGGGAGCATGTGGGAGCCTTGCGAGCTCTGGGCCTGCCTCTGACCCAGGTACTTTCTCAGCCCAGCACAGCCTGTACTGTACTGGCCTTCCTGTACTGGGCCTTGGGGGTGGTCCTGAGCAGTGGGGAGCTTTGGTGGTCCTCAGGTTCCTTATCTCACTTCTTGGGGATTTTGAGGAGATTAAAAGACTCCACTAAAGGGGTTTAACAGAGTATCTGGCATACAGTACATATTGGATATTATTAACAAGCTACAGCTCGTTGTTCATGTTGCTACAACCTAGATAAGAGACGTGCTACAAACTAACATAGTTCAAAGTTATTCAGATTTTAGATGTTAGGTCAGGattcagaaaagggaaatatCAAAGTGGGCTTCCCATAAGCAGAAGGCTTTGGGGAAGAGTGAAGATTGACCTGGGCACTGAAGGTTGGATAGAATTTGGATTGTTGAGGATGAAGGACAGAATGTACctagtggaggggcgcctgggtgactcattcggttaagtgcctcttgatttcagctcaggtcatgatctcacagttgtgagatctagccctctgttgagtgtggagtctgcttggggttctctctctctctctctctctctctctctctctctctctctctctttctctcccaactCACaaggtctctctcaaaaagtaaaagaatgtacCTAGTGGAATAGCATCAGCAAAAgctcagaggcaggaaggagtaGAATAGGGTAGGAAGAGGGAGGAGTCTAGAACagattttagtttaaaatcttgGAAACAAGGCTAATAAAATCTTAGAGGGCCTCAAAAATCAGGCTAAGGGTTAAACTTATAAGCTGTAGagagttactatttttttaaggtttgagtttttattttcattatatcttATTCTGGTaaactttttgtttaattttttctaatgtttattcttgagagagagagagacagagcacaggtgggggaggggcagagagagagggagacacagaaaatgaagcaggctccaggctctgagctgtcagcacagagcctgattcggggctcgaattcacagactgcgatatcatgacctgagctgaagttggatgcttaactgactgggccatccaggcacccctaaacttttttttaaagtttatttattttgaggggcgcctgggtggcgcagtcggttaagcatccgacttcagccaggtcacgatctcgcggtccgtgagttcgagccctgcgtcgggctctgggctgatggctcagagcctggagcctgtttccgattctgtgtctccctctctctctgcccctcccccgttcatgctctgtctctctctgtcccaaaaataaataaacgttgaaaaaaaaattaaaaaaaaaaaagtttatttattttgagagagagtgagagagtgagaagacaaaggtcagagagagatggaaagagagggaatcccaagcaggctccacaccatcagcagagaccccgatgtggggctcgaactcatgaaccaagagatcataacctgagccaaaatcaagatttgggcaattaaccgactgaactaACCAGGTGCCCT
This region of Lynx canadensis isolate LIC74 chromosome B3, mLynCan4.pri.v2, whole genome shotgun sequence genomic DNA includes:
- the RPAP1 gene encoding RNA polymerase II-associated protein 1 isoform X2 produces the protein MLSRPKPGESEVDLLRFQSQFLAAGAAPAVQLVKKGSRRGGDTNLDHPLLQDHRDVVTLDNLPDLPPALVPAPPKRARPSPGRPPPEHEDPEERLNRHDQHITAVLTKIVERDTSSVAVNLPVPSGVAFPPVFHRSQERQGKSATSGKRSIFAQEIAAKRVSEARVPPVREVVSTLDPLEGAASCEALTPREQGYQLPWGSHSFQGPNLVTGKGLRSQDAEQEAQTIHEENIAKLQAMAPEEILQEQQRLLAQLDPNLVAFLRSHSHVHEQAGEKATEEQRPGGPSVEFTGEEPIVPTSPSEPRQEDELEPEAPALAPPVTPHKEWLHMDTVELEKLQWTQDLPPLRRQQTQERMQARFSLQGELLAPDVDLPTHLGLHHHGEEAERAGYSLQELFHLTRSQVSQQRALALHVLAQVISRAQAGEFGDRLVGSVLRLLLDAGFLFLLRFSLDDRVDAVIAAAVRALQALLVAPGDEELLDSSFSWYHGALTFPLMPSQEDREDDEDEDEEAPAEKAKRKSPEEGNRPPSDLARHDIIKGLLATNLLPRLRYVLEVTCPAPSVVLDILAVLIRLARHSLESATRVLECPRLIETVVREFLPTSWSPMGVGPVLSLHKVPCATAMKLLRVLASAGRNIAARLLSSFDLRSRLCRFIAEAPQEMALPPEEAEMLSTEAFRLWAVAASYGQGSDLYRELYPVLMRALQAVPEELSTQPPQPLSVQRIASLLTLLTQLTLAASSTVPESSSDSAEASLSATPSLITWTQVSGLQPLVEPFLRQTLKLLPRSENWHALGPVPTACLLFLDAYYQAWSQQPSLCPGDWLQDMERLSEGLLLPLLHPPTLGGLWDSLGCCSPLCNPQSCVPAPEALPSLVSLGCTGGRPSLSLAGSASPFPFLTALLSLFNTLARIHKGLCGQLAAILAAPGLQNYFLQCVAPMAAPQLTPFSAWALRHEYHLQYLALTLAQRAATVQPVLAVNAALHHSMVLALLSRLLPGSEYLAHELLLSCVFRLEFLPERASGGPEAADFSDRLSLGSGRDSACGRGALLVQACQDLPSIRSCYLTHCSLARASLLASQALYRRELRQIPALLLPVPKEPLLPTDWPFLPLIHLYHQASDTPSGLPPADTLPVSLEYYTEPPEDNLALLQLYFRVLVTGALCARWCPVLYAVAVAHVNSFIFSQDPKSSDEVKAARRSMLQKTWMLTNEGLRQHLLHYKLPNPALPEGFELYLQLPSLRQQYLQRLTSGMLQNGESET
- the RPAP1 gene encoding RNA polymerase II-associated protein 1 isoform X1; amino-acid sequence: MLSRPKPGESEVDLLRFQSQFLAAGAAPAVQLVKKGSRRGGDTNLDHPLLQDHRDVVTLDNLPDLPPALVPAPPKRARPSPGRPPPEHEDPEERLNRHDQHITAVLTKIVERDTSSVAVNLPVPSGVAFPPVFHRSQERQGKSATSGKRSIFAQEIAAKRVSEARVPPVREVVSTLDPLEGAASCEALTPREQGYQLPWGSHSFQGPNLVTGKGLRSQDAEQEAQTIHEENIAKLQAMAPEEILQEQQRLLAQLDPNLVAFLRSHSHVHEQAGEKATEEQRPGGPSVEFTGEEPIVPTSPSEPRQEDELEPEAPALAPPVTPHKEWLHMDTVELEKLQWTQDLPPLRRQQTQERMQARFSLQGELLAPDVDLPTHLGLHHHGEEAERAGYSLQELFHLTRSQVSQQRALALHVLAQVISRAQAGEFGDRLVGSVLRLLLDAGFLFLLRFSLDDRVDAVIAAAVRALQALLVAPGDEELLDSSFSWYHGALTFPLMPSQEDREDDEDEDEEAPAEKAKRKSPEEGNRPPSDLARHDIIKGLLATNLLPRLRYVLEVTCPAPSVVLDILAVLIRLARHSLESATRVLECPRLIETVVREFLPTSWSPMGVGPVLSLHKVPCATAMKLLRVLASAGRNIAARLLSSFDLRSRLCRFIAEAPQEMALPPEEAEMLSTEAFRLWAVAASYGQGSDLYRELYPVLMRALQAVPEELSTQPPQPLSVQRIASLLTLLTQLTLAASSTVPESSSDSAEASLSATPSLITWTQVSGLQPLVEPFLRQTLKLLPRSENWHALGPVPTACLLFLDAYYQAWSQQPSLCPGDWLQDMERLSEGLLLPLLHPPTLGGLWDSLGCCSPLCNPQSCVPAPEALPSLVSLGCTGGRPSLSLAGSASPFPFLTALLSLFNTLARIHKGLCGQLAAILAAPGLQNYFLQCVAPMAAPQLTPFSAWALRHEYHLQYLALTLAQRAATVQPVLAVNAALHHSMVLALLSRLLPGSEYLAHELLLSCVFRLEFLPERASGGPEAADFSDRLSLGSGRDSACGRGALLVQACQDLPSIRSCYLTHCSLARASLLASQALYRRELRQIPALLLPVPKEPLLPTDWPFLPLIHLYHQASDTPSGLPPADTVGTAMRALQWVLVLESWRPQALWAVPPAARLARLMCVFLVDSELFRETPIQRLVAALLARLCQPKVLPDLKLDCPLPGLTSFPDLYANFLEHFEAVSFGDHLFGALVLLPLQRRFSVTLRLALFGEHVGALRALGLPLTQLPVSLEYYTEPPEDNLALLQLYFRVLVTGALCARWCPVLYAVAVAHVNSFIFSQDPKSSDEVKAARRSMLQKTWMLTNEGLRQHLLHYKLPNPALPEGFELYLQLPSLRQQYLQRLTSGMLQNGESET